Proteins encoded by one window of Phycisphaeraceae bacterium:
- a CDS encoding HEAT repeat domain-containing protein translates to MMKELDLAKGRLIGVMLAGMLLAVPASGGEEEWGCCRFDPDHRPTQMTEYGRLNFPPPLHADFEHMRLYLRIEDMNTPKMDAKSHLWFSPVSNDLTELTLDARLLGINSVEAPGYATTYTYDGAVLSVKFDPPVPVGTRTEVITTYQIVDPPYGLTWTPESPAFPGRAAELHTQGQPETNSYWFPCHDFPNDRLTTELIVTSPQGYQVLSNGRLVSKDREIVRKIDQNGEHRLQWFDQWHWAQDDEAGGGHVPYLVTLVVGKFDIVDVGDKTLSMPVYVPKGRGGDAEGTYGRTMAMNRHFEFLFDEPYPWSKYAQVVVWNFGAGGMENTSATTMHDGALFHADALLDHDLDGLISHELAHQWFGDLITCNSWEHIWLNEGFATYLTALWFEKRDGQAGYHASIRSNFDSVIGADRGTAPATPGMASKIYDHPWEVFRRGSNPYPKGASVLHMLRRKLGDRVFFKAVAQYVDEYKHKTVETDDFRRVLEAVSGESLEQFFAQWVYRPGIPRLDISTRWDESTSELVISLRQTQTIDEYNPAFAFELPVWVRVPKQRGFGTVERRIAMDSREISVRWALDARPDMVVFDPDLHVLAELKITQADSLWLEQLAHGPTLAAKIQAARAMAHADGKAAGRLAYAIALDRNAPERLRVEAVRSLEAQGDISRVFFLVPEGNRFAIDNYAVREAAASALGRMGYDHEVGSTGKAREQIAAALTDLAMYDTSTKVRAAAIRGLGTMRAVSAGDLVIGALDMDSEQDAVRRAALDAIEDLNIPAALPAVQRLCEPGTHSRTRPMAIRTAASMYAHDPEGVKATLARALFDREQRTRDTAAREISDIGGPWAVELLTRRLASLKDPLDQGRMQQLITKAEK, encoded by the coding sequence ATGATGAAGGAACTGGACTTGGCGAAGGGGCGTCTGATCGGGGTGATGCTTGCGGGGATGCTGCTCGCGGTGCCGGCAAGCGGGGGCGAAGAGGAGTGGGGATGCTGTCGATTCGACCCGGATCATCGACCGACGCAGATGACCGAGTACGGAAGGCTGAACTTTCCGCCGCCACTGCACGCCGACTTCGAGCACATGCGGCTTTATCTGCGCATCGAAGACATGAACACGCCGAAGATGGATGCCAAGTCGCATCTGTGGTTCAGCCCAGTGAGCAATGACCTGACGGAGTTGACGCTCGATGCGCGGCTGCTGGGCATCAATAGCGTCGAGGCACCGGGATACGCAACGACGTACACCTACGACGGGGCGGTGCTGAGTGTGAAGTTTGATCCGCCGGTGCCGGTCGGCACGCGAACCGAGGTGATCACGACGTATCAGATTGTTGATCCGCCATATGGACTGACATGGACGCCGGAGTCGCCGGCGTTTCCGGGGCGAGCGGCCGAGTTGCACACGCAAGGCCAGCCTGAAACAAACAGTTACTGGTTCCCCTGTCATGACTTCCCCAACGATCGGCTCACGACAGAACTGATCGTGACAAGTCCGCAGGGGTATCAGGTGCTCTCGAACGGAAGGCTGGTCTCGAAAGATCGCGAGATTGTCCGCAAGATCGATCAAAACGGCGAACATCGCTTGCAGTGGTTCGACCAGTGGCACTGGGCGCAGGATGATGAGGCCGGTGGTGGCCATGTGCCCTATCTCGTGACTCTGGTCGTCGGCAAGTTCGACATCGTGGATGTGGGCGACAAAACACTCTCGATGCCGGTGTATGTGCCCAAAGGCCGCGGAGGCGACGCAGAGGGAACCTATGGGCGCACCATGGCGATGAACAGGCACTTCGAGTTCCTGTTCGATGAGCCTTACCCGTGGTCGAAGTATGCGCAGGTTGTTGTGTGGAACTTTGGTGCCGGCGGCATGGAGAACACAAGCGCAACGACAATGCACGATGGGGCGCTCTTTCATGCAGACGCGCTGCTTGACCATGATCTCGACGGGTTGATCAGCCACGAGCTCGCGCACCAGTGGTTCGGCGATCTGATCACGTGCAACTCGTGGGAACATATCTGGCTGAATGAAGGCTTCGCGACGTATCTCACAGCGTTGTGGTTCGAGAAGCGCGATGGGCAAGCCGGCTACCACGCCAGTATCCGCAGCAACTTCGATTCGGTCATCGGAGCGGATCGAGGGACCGCACCCGCCACGCCCGGCATGGCGAGCAAGATCTATGACCACCCTTGGGAGGTCTTCCGGCGCGGGTCGAATCCGTACCCGAAAGGTGCGAGTGTGCTGCATATGTTGCGGCGAAAACTCGGGGACCGTGTGTTCTTCAAGGCTGTCGCACAGTATGTGGATGAGTACAAGCACAAGACTGTCGAGACCGATGATTTCAGGCGTGTTCTCGAAGCCGTGAGCGGCGAGTCATTGGAGCAATTCTTCGCACAGTGGGTTTATCGGCCCGGAATTCCGAGGCTCGACATCTCCACACGCTGGGATGAGAGTACGAGTGAGTTGGTGATTTCGCTTCGCCAGACGCAAACCATCGACGAATACAACCCGGCATTCGCTTTTGAACTCCCCGTCTGGGTGCGTGTGCCCAAGCAGCGGGGATTTGGCACCGTGGAACGCCGCATTGCTATGGACTCGCGCGAGATCAGTGTTCGGTGGGCATTGGACGCCAGGCCTGACATGGTCGTCTTCGACCCCGATCTGCATGTGCTCGCCGAACTGAAGATCACGCAGGCGGATTCGCTCTGGCTCGAACAACTGGCACATGGTCCGACACTCGCTGCGAAAATTCAGGCCGCGCGTGCAATGGCTCACGCCGATGGAAAGGCAGCAGGGCGACTCGCGTACGCGATCGCGCTCGACCGCAATGCGCCCGAAAGACTGCGCGTCGAGGCGGTTCGTTCGCTCGAAGCCCAAGGCGACATTTCGAGGGTGTTCTTCTTGGTTCCCGAGGGCAATCGCTTCGCCATCGACAACTACGCTGTGCGCGAGGCTGCTGCGTCGGCGCTCGGTCGTATGGGGTATGACCATGAAGTCGGCTCGACCGGCAAAGCACGCGAACAGATTGCCGCCGCCCTCACCGATCTGGCGATGTATGACACGAGCACGAAGGTGCGAGCCGCTGCTATTCGAGGGCTTGGAACCATGCGGGCGGTGTCGGCTGGAGATCTGGTGATCGGTGCTCTGGACATGGACTCGGAGCAGGATGCGGTTCGCCGCGCGGCGCTCGATGCCATTGAAGATCTGAACATCCCGGCCGCGTTGCCCGCGGTCCAACGACTCTGCGAGCCAGGCACGCATAGCCGCACAAGACCGATGGCGATTCGCACCGCCGCATCGATGTATGCTCACGATCCCGAAGGCGTCAAGGCGACACTCGCAAGGGCACTCTTCGATCGCGAGCAGCGTACGCGCGACACCGCAGCCCGCGAAATTAGCGACATCGGCGGACCCTGGGCTGTGGAACTCCTGACAAGGCGACTTGCCTCACTCAAAGATCCACTCGATCAGGGCCGCATGCAGCAATTGATCACCAAAGCAGAGAAGTAA
- a CDS encoding M1 family metallopeptidase, protein MRGRMAMLGAGLVLGVLGTVVMAQEEHQITPRHDPGTGRDLAHWPKARHFDHLHMRLELDIVSIDPPEIVGRQRLRMTPIGSARDRVRLDAQNLDIVDVRVGFGRSSRPRPATFEYDGRELWIDFPHVAELGQVVEVWLDYSVTQFEPAGQGLSVTPGDPSAAGISERLPVLYSQGQAEYNSQWFACHDFPNERLATELIVTVDDAFSVVSNGALVEERAIGKGRKRWHWDQREPHPAYLVTLVVGAFERVDLGGPESARPGLPMAVWTPIGTSENVRGGFGETPAMMAFFEELFDHPYPWVKYDQVSVRGFDIGAMENTTASTFYGESAYQNADELRDIVAHELAHQWFGNLVTCKSWEHLWLNEGFAMICEAYWREHLAGDDPDARRAAYLETVAGSMYALDADNNAYAPQYPAMQCNHYLDGEHLFYKTDNVYSKGMLVLHMLRMRLGDEAFFGGVREYLKEHRFGEVETSDLRRALERASGQSLEHFFWQWCERPGIPRLDVAVDVDDRRVEVRVEQKQRIDTDNPHYVFDMPIVMSFEDGQSAIEFVRVRGGTAEATFEASSRVLSVEIDPEMTVAAAYRVTKSIGMLEHEARHGRTAWSRAKAIESLASSDEASQQIIERIATHEDGFIGHLARWALETNTDSSLMETR, encoded by the coding sequence ATGCGCGGACGTATGGCGATGCTCGGGGCCGGACTTGTGCTGGGTGTTCTTGGGACCGTGGTGATGGCCCAGGAAGAACATCAAATCACGCCTCGGCACGACCCCGGCACAGGTCGGGATCTGGCACACTGGCCCAAGGCCCGGCACTTCGACCACCTGCACATGCGGCTGGAACTGGATATCGTGTCGATCGATCCCCCGGAAATCGTGGGCCGACAGCGTCTGCGCATGACTCCGATTGGATCGGCACGCGATCGAGTGAGGCTGGATGCACAGAATCTGGATATCGTCGACGTTCGTGTAGGGTTTGGTCGATCGAGCAGGCCACGGCCAGCGACCTTTGAGTATGACGGGCGAGAGTTGTGGATCGATTTTCCCCATGTGGCGGAATTGGGGCAAGTCGTTGAAGTCTGGCTCGACTACAGCGTGACGCAGTTCGAGCCTGCGGGTCAGGGGCTGAGCGTGACACCCGGGGATCCGAGCGCAGCTGGCATTTCGGAGCGGCTGCCAGTGCTTTATAGCCAGGGGCAGGCCGAGTACAACAGCCAGTGGTTTGCCTGTCACGACTTCCCGAATGAGCGACTCGCGACCGAACTGATCGTGACGGTCGACGACGCGTTCAGCGTTGTTTCTAACGGGGCTTTGGTTGAAGAGCGGGCGATCGGCAAGGGACGAAAGCGCTGGCATTGGGACCAGCGGGAGCCTCACCCGGCGTACCTGGTGACGCTGGTGGTCGGGGCTTTTGAGCGGGTTGACCTCGGCGGGCCTGAATCTGCAAGGCCCGGGCTGCCGATGGCGGTGTGGACACCGATCGGGACGAGCGAGAATGTCCGAGGAGGCTTTGGTGAGACGCCAGCCATGATGGCGTTTTTTGAAGAACTCTTCGATCATCCTTATCCATGGGTGAAGTACGATCAGGTGAGCGTGCGCGGGTTCGACATCGGGGCGATGGAAAACACAACGGCGTCAACGTTCTATGGCGAATCGGCCTACCAAAACGCTGACGAACTGCGTGATATCGTCGCCCATGAACTAGCGCACCAGTGGTTCGGGAATCTGGTGACATGCAAATCGTGGGAGCATCTGTGGCTCAACGAAGGCTTTGCGATGATCTGCGAAGCGTACTGGCGCGAGCATCTGGCGGGCGATGACCCCGATGCCCGGCGGGCAGCCTATCTCGAAACAGTGGCTGGTTCGATGTACGCACTCGACGCCGACAACAACGCTTACGCCCCTCAATATCCGGCCATGCAATGCAATCACTATCTTGATGGCGAGCATCTGTTCTACAAAACCGACAATGTGTATTCCAAGGGCATGCTCGTGTTGCACATGCTGCGGATGCGGCTAGGAGATGAGGCGTTCTTCGGCGGGGTTCGGGAGTATCTCAAGGAGCATCGATTCGGCGAGGTCGAAACCAGCGACCTGCGGCGGGCGCTGGAACGGGCTTCGGGGCAGAGTCTGGAACATTTCTTCTGGCAGTGGTGCGAGAGGCCTGGGATCCCGAGGCTGGATGTTGCCGTGGACGTTGATGACAGACGCGTTGAGGTGCGCGTGGAACAGAAACAGCGAATCGACACAGACAATCCGCATTATGTGTTCGATATGCCGATTGTGATGTCATTCGAGGATGGGCAGAGCGCGATTGAGTTCGTGCGCGTGCGCGGGGGTACCGCTGAGGCTACGTTTGAGGCGAGCAGCCGCGTGTTGAGCGTAGAGATTGACCCGGAGATGACGGTGGCAGCGGCGTATCGTGTGACCAAGTCGATCGGGATGCTCGAACATGAAGCCCGGCATGGTCGAACAGCGTGGTCGCGGGCCAAAGCGATCGAATCGCTGGCCAGCAGCGACGAAGCATCGCAACAGATCATCGAACGTATCGCGACACACGAAGACGGGTTCATCGGGCACCTGGCGCGATGGGCATTGGAAACGAACACCGACTCGAGCTTGATGGAGACTCGATGA
- the gcvT gene encoding glycine cleavage system aminomethyltransferase GcvT produces the protein MHQSPLHDFHAEHGAHFVEFAGWSMPIRYGSIQEEHLQVRRSGGLFDVSHMGRVNFSGMHARRLLEHCCTRKIGDMQAGQCRYSLVCNEQGGVRDDVIVMRHEEDEFTVVINASNREKLLAHFEAVRERRGWKVKFDDRTMATAMVALQGPKVMELISRVSSEIPTLKRYRFTTKNLLVMKLIVSRTGYTGEDGVEVILPAKAVGMALKLLLKDAGLSAEHPVVRPIGLGARDSLRLEAGMPLYGHELGEEINALETGLDFAIAMDKSEAGGGERFIGQDALEATQAKGVTRKLVGIACDGKRTPRQGMPIKVGEAEIGQVTSGCLSPTLERPIAMGFVPIERAGAGQAVQIDAGKALIEGQVVPLPFYKAPKA, from the coding sequence TTGCATCAATCACCGCTTCATGACTTTCATGCCGAGCATGGCGCCCACTTTGTCGAGTTTGCGGGCTGGAGCATGCCGATTCGCTACGGCAGCATTCAGGAAGAACACCTTCAAGTGCGGCGGTCGGGCGGGTTGTTCGACGTGTCGCACATGGGGCGGGTGAACTTCAGCGGCATGCACGCGCGGCGGCTGCTTGAACACTGTTGCACACGAAAGATCGGCGACATGCAGGCGGGCCAGTGCCGGTATTCACTGGTGTGCAACGAGCAAGGCGGGGTTCGCGACGATGTGATCGTGATGCGACACGAGGAAGACGAGTTCACCGTGGTGATCAACGCGTCGAATCGCGAGAAGTTGCTGGCACATTTCGAGGCGGTGCGAGAACGGCGCGGATGGAAGGTCAAGTTCGACGATCGGACGATGGCGACGGCGATGGTTGCACTTCAGGGGCCAAAGGTGATGGAACTGATCAGCCGCGTGAGTTCGGAGATTCCGACGCTCAAGCGGTATCGGTTCACGACGAAGAACCTGCTGGTGATGAAGTTGATCGTGAGCCGTACGGGATACACCGGTGAGGACGGCGTGGAGGTGATTCTGCCAGCCAAGGCTGTGGGCATGGCACTGAAACTGCTGCTCAAGGATGCGGGCCTGAGTGCTGAGCATCCGGTGGTGCGACCGATCGGGCTGGGCGCGCGCGATTCGCTTCGGCTGGAGGCGGGGATGCCGCTCTATGGACACGAACTGGGCGAAGAGATTAACGCGCTGGAGACCGGGCTTGATTTTGCGATCGCGATGGACAAGAGCGAGGCTGGGGGCGGCGAGCGGTTCATCGGGCAGGACGCGTTGGAGGCGACTCAAGCAAAAGGTGTAACACGGAAACTGGTCGGTATAGCGTGCGATGGCAAACGCACGCCGAGGCAGGGGATGCCGATCAAGGTTGGTGAGGCGGAAATCGGACAGGTCACGAGCGGGTGCCTGAGCCCGACGCTGGAGCGTCCTATTGCGATGGGTTTTGTGCCGATTGAGCGGGCGGGGGCTGGGCAGGCAGTGCAGATTGATGCGGGCAAGGCGTTGATCGAGGGGCAGGTGGTTCCGCTGCCGTTCTACAAGGCCCCGAAGGCCTGA
- a CDS encoding CTP synthase: MPPTSEDAANQNQPPYSKPNRFAHGVPADEPEAEVDAQAMLAAAGESSPYTEFYSPVPDGYRKGFHKYIIVLGTVMSGLGKGIFASSVAKVLKDKGLIVAPIKMEGYLNIDSGTLNPYRHGEVFVLEDGTECDMDLGTYERMLDQNLSRRNFVTSGRIFSEILDRERQGVYLGRDVQMIPHVTGEVKRKLRELALRGDGNQPADVIFVEVGGTVGDYENGFYIEALRELAFEEGPGSCCFVALTYVIEPKSLGEQKSKAAQLGIKRLLEAGIQPHMIACRASNPVQQKVREKIAMFSNVPLRRVFSMHDRDSIYTIPDELRAEGLDREILSVLSLHDRVDNRHEDVARERWSRFISKLTGPRDHTISIGITGKYAALRDAYASIEKALEHCSAHLQCRVEQRWIETTDIDLRNVDTALEGLDGVIVPGGFGWRGVEGKIACVRFCRERKLPYLGICLGFQVAVIEFARNVLGISDASSTEFDPACPSAVISELPDQKRIEGLGGTMRLGAQDVQIQPGTLAHFLFGGRTSIHERFRHRYEVDPHYIERLEAKGLIFSGRHPDQPIMQVLELPEFSEDNPNNTHPYFIGAQFHPELTGRPLRPQPMFMGLLSAALRARYESDAKAWAEINRRTEISRWIRPRQSVPQTRA; encoded by the coding sequence ATGCCCCCAACGTCTGAAGACGCTGCCAATCAGAATCAACCACCGTACAGCAAGCCGAACCGGTTTGCCCATGGCGTACCCGCCGATGAGCCTGAAGCCGAGGTTGACGCTCAGGCCATGCTTGCCGCGGCGGGAGAATCCTCTCCCTATACCGAGTTCTATTCCCCAGTTCCCGATGGCTACCGCAAAGGGTTTCACAAGTACATCATCGTCCTGGGCACGGTCATGTCAGGCCTGGGCAAGGGCATTTTTGCATCCAGCGTCGCCAAGGTCCTCAAGGACAAAGGCCTGATCGTCGCCCCCATCAAAATGGAGGGCTATCTCAACATCGACTCTGGAACGCTCAACCCCTATCGCCATGGCGAGGTTTTCGTCCTCGAAGACGGGACCGAGTGCGATATGGATCTGGGCACGTACGAGCGCATGCTCGATCAGAATCTCTCCAGGCGGAACTTCGTCACCTCAGGCCGAATTTTCAGCGAAATCCTCGATCGTGAGCGGCAGGGCGTCTATCTCGGGCGCGATGTCCAGATGATTCCGCATGTGACGGGTGAAGTGAAGCGCAAACTCCGCGAACTCGCGCTCCGAGGCGACGGCAACCAGCCCGCCGATGTCATCTTTGTCGAAGTCGGGGGCACTGTTGGCGACTACGAAAACGGCTTTTACATTGAAGCCCTGCGCGAACTGGCTTTCGAGGAAGGTCCAGGTTCATGCTGCTTTGTCGCCCTGACCTACGTCATCGAGCCCAAGAGTCTCGGCGAGCAGAAATCCAAAGCCGCTCAACTCGGGATCAAGCGACTTCTCGAAGCCGGCATTCAGCCACACATGATCGCCTGCCGCGCGTCAAACCCGGTTCAGCAGAAAGTCCGCGAGAAAATCGCGATGTTCAGTAACGTGCCGCTGCGTCGTGTCTTCAGCATGCACGACCGCGACAGCATCTACACCATCCCTGACGAACTCCGCGCCGAAGGCCTCGACCGCGAGATTCTCTCCGTCCTCAGTCTCCACGATCGCGTTGACAACCGCCACGAGGATGTCGCCCGCGAACGCTGGAGCCGGTTCATCAGCAAACTGACTGGCCCGCGCGATCACACCATCTCGATTGGCATCACCGGCAAGTACGCTGCCCTCCGCGACGCGTATGCCTCGATCGAAAAGGCACTCGAACACTGCTCAGCACACCTCCAGTGCCGCGTTGAACAACGCTGGATCGAGACCACAGACATAGACCTTCGCAACGTTGACACCGCGCTAGAAGGCCTCGATGGGGTCATCGTCCCCGGAGGCTTCGGGTGGCGCGGTGTCGAAGGCAAGATCGCCTGTGTCCGCTTCTGCCGTGAGCGAAAACTCCCATACCTGGGCATCTGTCTTGGCTTCCAGGTCGCAGTCATTGAGTTTGCCCGAAACGTCCTTGGAATCTCTGACGCATCCAGCACCGAGTTCGACCCCGCCTGTCCGTCAGCAGTCATCAGCGAGCTCCCCGACCAGAAACGAATTGAAGGCCTCGGCGGAACCATGCGCCTCGGTGCTCAGGATGTCCAGATCCAGCCCGGCACACTCGCCCACTTCCTCTTCGGAGGACGCACCAGCATTCACGAACGCTTCCGTCATCGCTACGAAGTGGACCCGCACTACATCGAACGACTCGAAGCCAAGGGGTTGATTTTCTCAGGTCGGCATCCCGACCAGCCCATTATGCAGGTTCTCGAACTCCCCGAGTTCTCCGAGGACAATCCAAACAACACCCACCCCTACTTCATCGGTGCCCAGTTCCATCCCGAACTCACCGGCCGGCCCCTGCGGCCGCAACCCATGTTCATGGGGTTGCTCTCTGCCGCTCTGCGTGCCCGCTACGAATCGGACGCCAAAGCGTGGGCAGAGATCAATCGCCGCACCGAGATTTCGCGATGGATCCGCCCTCGCCAGTCGGTGCCTCAGACCCGCGCTTAG
- the panC gene encoding pantoate--beta-alanine ligase produces MRIVRKIQELNAEGCVLVPTMGALHEGHLSLVHRAREVSDTGLVVVSIFVNPTQFNARVDLDAYPRDLERDLNLLDGSGVDVVFCPSVEEMYPPDAGVPVPSLPPVATEPALEDAGRPGHFAGVCQVVSRLFDVCSPSQAVFGEKDWQQLQVVRAMVRMQGRAIEIIAGPIVREQDGLAMSSRNSRLDVRGRERALSLHRAIEESGRCASVEEAERVMHETLVRSVDAVHYATVRDAVTLMPAQEVGREMRALVCAEVGGVRLLDNGPWRGQP; encoded by the coding sequence GTGCGGATTGTGCGCAAGATTCAGGAACTGAATGCCGAAGGGTGCGTGCTGGTGCCGACGATGGGCGCTTTGCACGAAGGGCACCTGTCGCTGGTACATCGTGCGCGTGAAGTGAGTGACACCGGGCTGGTGGTTGTGAGTATTTTTGTGAATCCGACGCAGTTCAATGCGCGGGTGGATCTGGATGCGTATCCGCGCGATCTCGAGCGCGATCTGAATCTGCTCGACGGTTCCGGCGTGGATGTCGTGTTCTGCCCATCGGTGGAGGAAATGTACCCGCCGGACGCTGGAGTTCCGGTGCCGTCGCTACCCCCAGTGGCCACGGAACCTGCGCTTGAGGACGCGGGAAGGCCGGGGCATTTTGCGGGAGTTTGTCAGGTGGTTTCGAGGTTGTTTGATGTCTGCAGCCCGAGCCAAGCGGTGTTTGGAGAAAAGGACTGGCAACAGTTGCAGGTGGTGCGGGCGATGGTGAGGATGCAGGGCCGAGCAATTGAGATTATCGCGGGTCCGATTGTGCGTGAGCAGGACGGGCTCGCGATGTCGAGCCGCAATTCGAGGCTTGATGTTCGCGGGCGAGAGCGGGCACTGTCGCTTCATCGCGCGATCGAAGAGAGCGGTCGATGTGCGAGTGTAGAGGAAGCCGAGCGTGTGATGCACGAGACCCTTGTCCGGAGCGTGGATGCTGTGCACTACGCGACCGTGCGCGATGCGGTGACGTTGATGCCCGCTCAAGAGGTTGGCAGGGAGATGCGGGCATTGGTGTGTGCCGAGGTCGGGGGCGTGAGGCTGCTGGACAATGGGCCTTGGCGGGGACAACCGTGA
- a CDS encoding CRTAC1 family protein: MAFARALRVGMIAALYVCSSAGAQLKFTERASDAGCSVVHQTALQLPDMEFMAPGGAVGDFNRDGHLDLFVIGGGGGMDRLFLNNGNGTFTDVTLSAGVGRTHRGTGAAVGDYNNDGWLDIYVTSIGTTQMQSAGRNILWRNNGNGTFTDVAQAAGVRMTHQSLGEAFGAAFGDFDGDGDLDLAVAGWQGGNRLFRNNGNGTFTNVTSIALPAGMNTVKGYAPRFVDMNGDGWPDLLWVADFLTSRYLINNGDGTFTDATASSGTGLDENGMGNTYGDFDNDGLFDWYVTSRINEDKSAGSGNMLYRQVSPHVFEEISVAAGVNFGYWGWGTEATDFDHDGRVDIVATNGWEAPNQADPTQLYMNNGDGTFTDRAVESGILHAGQGRGLLTADFDNKGSRDIVIFNTRQPMLLYRNDLPNPGATSITLRFVTRHVLGLAPDGFGTKVVMQTPGLTQMRYIDGGSTYLAQSELSAHIGLAGATHANLTITYANGMTETLKNVPAGIYTITARACIADFQPDGVLNFFDVSTFLAAFSARHPQADLNDDGVFDFFDVAGYLGAFSAGCQ; this comes from the coding sequence ATGGCATTTGCGCGTGCTTTGCGTGTGGGGATGATTGCTGCGCTGTATGTATGTTCGTCGGCGGGTGCGCAGTTGAAGTTTACTGAGCGAGCCAGCGATGCAGGGTGCTCGGTCGTGCACCAGACGGCGTTGCAACTTCCGGACATGGAGTTCATGGCTCCGGGGGGCGCGGTGGGCGACTTCAACCGCGATGGACATCTCGATTTGTTTGTCATCGGCGGGGGCGGAGGCATGGATCGCCTGTTCCTGAACAACGGGAATGGGACGTTTACTGATGTCACGCTTTCGGCTGGGGTGGGTCGCACGCACCGGGGCACCGGGGCTGCGGTGGGCGACTACAACAACGATGGGTGGCTTGATATCTACGTCACGTCGATTGGAACCACGCAGATGCAGTCGGCCGGACGGAACATTCTGTGGCGCAACAACGGGAATGGGACCTTCACGGATGTGGCGCAGGCTGCGGGGGTGCGGATGACGCATCAGTCATTGGGCGAAGCGTTCGGGGCGGCGTTTGGCGACTTTGACGGGGATGGCGATCTGGATTTGGCTGTCGCCGGGTGGCAAGGAGGAAACCGGCTGTTCCGCAACAATGGCAACGGGACGTTTACGAATGTCACATCCATTGCGTTGCCGGCCGGCATGAACACAGTCAAGGGGTACGCGCCGCGATTTGTGGATATGAATGGAGACGGGTGGCCGGATCTGCTGTGGGTTGCAGATTTCCTCACGTCGCGATACCTGATCAACAATGGGGACGGGACGTTCACGGACGCTACGGCGAGTTCGGGCACTGGCCTGGACGAGAATGGCATGGGCAATACGTACGGTGATTTTGACAATGACGGGTTGTTCGACTGGTACGTGACGAGCCGAATCAATGAGGACAAGAGTGCGGGATCGGGGAACATGCTGTATCGCCAGGTTTCGCCACATGTTTTTGAGGAGATTTCGGTTGCTGCTGGGGTGAACTTTGGATACTGGGGTTGGGGGACGGAAGCGACGGACTTCGATCATGACGGGCGAGTTGACATTGTGGCTACGAATGGTTGGGAAGCACCGAACCAGGCGGACCCCACGCAGTTGTACATGAACAACGGAGATGGGACGTTTACTGATCGGGCTGTTGAATCGGGGATCCTGCACGCGGGCCAGGGGCGAGGATTGCTGACGGCCGACTTTGACAACAAGGGCTCACGCGACATCGTGATCTTCAACACCCGTCAACCGATGCTGCTGTATCGGAATGATCTGCCGAACCCGGGAGCAACATCGATCACACTGCGTTTTGTCACGAGGCATGTGCTGGGGCTTGCGCCCGACGGTTTCGGGACGAAGGTCGTCATGCAGACGCCAGGGCTGACGCAGATGCGGTATATTGATGGCGGGTCGACGTATCTGGCGCAATCGGAGTTGTCGGCCCACATCGGGCTGGCGGGTGCGACGCACGCGAATCTGACGATCACATACGCCAATGGCATGACGGAAACGCTCAAGAATGTGCCCGCGGGGATTTACACGATCACTGCGAGGGCATGTATTGCGGATTTCCAACCCGATGGAGTGCTGAACTTCTTTGACGTTTCGACGTTTCTGGCTGCGTTCAGCGCGAGGCATCCACAGGCGGACCTCAACGACGATGGGGTTTTTGATTTCTTCGATGTCGCGGGGTATCTGGGGGCGTTCAGTGCGGGGTGCCAGTGA